The Thermoplasmata archaeon genome includes a region encoding these proteins:
- a CDS encoding GNAT family N-acetyltransferase gives MRLLKKSGNVVYLKIEEPGEIDKYNVPQYAMNNGFEFFRGLGVVDYPKTFKSWLRKFPRPIFIAAVESNTIIGWVYIEEWEKCAKDGEPVHVLRAIEVLPAYRRAKVGFRLLLLGLLFVVGYLITKPITAEARRFFKKYGFMEEAEFRRVPVDLTSHPGYLILPPFRRKMLLESVSAYFEV, from the coding sequence TTGCGACTCTTGAAAAAATCAGGTAATGTAGTTTATCTCAAAATTGAGGAGCCAGGCGAGATAGATAAATACAATGTGCCTCAGTATGCGATGAACAATGGATTTGAGTTTTTTAGAGGGCTTGGAGTAGTTGATTATCCAAAGACATTTAAATCCTGGCTTAGGAAATTTCCGAGACCAATCTTCATTGCTGCGGTGGAGAGCAACACAATTATTGGTTGGGTTTATATTGAGGAATGGGAGAAATGTGCAAAAGATGGTGAGCCAGTGCATGTGCTCCGTGCAATAGAGGTTCTGCCTGCATACAGAAGAGCTAAAGTTGGTTTTCGTTTGTTGCTTCTCGGTCTGCTTTTCGTTGTGGGCTATTTGATTACAAAGCCAATCACTGCAGAAGCCAGAAGGTTTTTCAAGAAATATGGATTCATGGAGGAAGCGGAGTTTCGTAGGGTGCCTGTGGACCTTACTTCCCATCCAGGTTATCTTATCCTTCCTCCTTTCAGAAGAAAGATGCTGCTTGAGAGTGTGAGTGCGTATTTTGAGGTTTGA
- a CDS encoding Gfo/Idh/MocA family oxidoreductase, whose protein sequence is MLRIGVIGTGVMGQNHARVAATLRKDVVLTAVSDLNEETGKAVAKRFGCEYFKDFREMKDKVDAVVVATPTKTHEPIAVEMLNMGKHILVEKPLTIDVESAEKIVRVAEAQGLTLAVGHIERHNPVVKFVKTAITKGQFGQVYAMYSKRISPFPARINDVGVVNDIGVHEVDVQRYLADSEVVSVSAFGGKMNGGAHEDHANILLDFANGVKGTIVVNWLAPIKIRKLELLCSKVFVELDYIEQELNVSTSQIMDFEPGDSYQYPMEYNMRQIYLKKQEPLKLEHEDFVNAILEKKKPLVDGREGVQNIKVCEAILKAMENKKIEVVE, encoded by the coding sequence ATGTTAAGAATTGGAGTGATTGGTACAGGTGTAATGGGGCAGAACCATGCGAGGGTTGCGGCAACACTAAGAAAGGATGTGGTTTTGACTGCTGTTTCTGATTTGAATGAAGAAACTGGAAAAGCAGTGGCAAAAAGATTTGGTTGTGAGTATTTTAAGGATTTTAGAGAGATGAAGGATAAGGTGGATGCGGTTGTAGTGGCTACACCTACAAAGACCCATGAGCCAATTGCTGTTGAAATGTTGAATATGGGAAAGCATATACTTGTGGAGAAACCGCTTACGATTGATGTTGAGAGTGCAGAGAAGATTGTAAGGGTTGCTGAGGCCCAAGGTCTTACGCTTGCTGTAGGCCACATAGAGAGGCATAACCCTGTAGTAAAGTTTGTGAAGACCGCGATAACGAAGGGACAGTTCGGGCAAGTTTATGCTATGTATTCAAAGCGAATATCTCCGTTTCCTGCAAGAATCAACGATGTTGGGGTTGTGAATGACATCGGTGTGCATGAAGTGGATGTGCAGCGATATCTGGCAGATAGTGAGGTGGTAAGTGTTTCTGCGTTTGGAGGGAAGATGAATGGGGGGGCCCATGAGGACCATGCCAACATTTTGCTGGATTTTGCAAATGGTGTAAAGGGGACAATTGTTGTGAACTGGCTTGCACCAATTAAGATAAGGAAGCTAGAACTGCTCTGCAGTAAGGTTTTTGTGGAATTGGATTACATTGAGCAGGAATTGAATGTTTCTACATCTCAAATCATGGATTTTGAGCCGGGCGATTCCTACCAGTACCCAATGGAATATAACATGCGACAGATTTATTTGAAGAAGCAGGAACCGCTCAAACTAGAACACGAGGACTTTGTAAATGCAATCCTAGAAAAGAAAAAACCACTCGTAGATGGCAGAGAAGGCGTGCAGAACATCAAAGTGTGCGAAGCTATTTTGAAGGCGATGGAGAACAAAAAAATTGAGGTGGTTGAATGA